In Edaphobacter dinghuensis, one genomic interval encodes:
- a CDS encoding sigma-70 family RNA polymerase sigma factor, producing the protein MGHLASVIGVSTEDAALVADLKAGSEDAFAILIAQYHQPLYSLIARSINDPADAADITQEVFIKVFRSIRSFNGDASLRTWLYRIAVHEASNQRRWWSRHKKQEVTIDSPFDHEEDGNGVCLSATLADDGNSPFDNVAQSEVRERVEAALRQIPETFRTVVVLREIEGFAYEEIAEILDVNLGTVKSRLTRGRSALRALILAERTVRQNNSASSFAMHSSEEMVTQ; encoded by the coding sequence ATGGGTCATTTAGCGAGCGTAATAGGCGTCAGCACCGAAGATGCTGCACTTGTAGCCGACCTCAAAGCCGGCTCCGAGGACGCGTTCGCCATCCTCATTGCCCAGTACCACCAGCCTCTCTACTCCCTCATCGCCCGCAGCATCAACGATCCAGCCGATGCCGCCGACATCACCCAGGAAGTCTTTATCAAGGTCTTCCGTAGCATTCGCAGCTTTAATGGCGACGCCAGTCTTCGCACCTGGCTCTACCGTATCGCTGTGCACGAAGCCTCTAATCAGCGCCGTTGGTGGTCTCGTCATAAGAAGCAGGAAGTCACCATCGATTCTCCCTTCGATCACGAAGAGGATGGAAACGGCGTCTGTCTCAGCGCCACCCTTGCCGACGACGGCAATTCACCCTTCGACAACGTGGCCCAAAGCGAGGTTCGCGAGCGCGTTGAAGCTGCCCTGCGGCAAATTCCCGAAACATTCCGCACTGTCGTTGTCCTTCGCGAGATCGAAGGTTTTGCCTACGAAGAGATCGCCGAAATTCTCGATGTCAACCTGGGCACGGTGAAGTCGCGGCTCACACGTGGACGCTCCGCCCTACGTGCTCTCATCCTCGCCGAACGAACCGTCCGGCAAAATAATTCCGCGTCCTCCTTTGCCATGCACTCATCCGAAGAGATGGTGACGCAATGA
- a CDS encoding site-specific integrase → MRLLRLSKRREARYHGQQTHSEVPAQPRLLILFHIARKALLFLWQLDIVEPIGEIPLVNHDKFSLQLHLNKLALTRSKDRVLQMRAYIRDIFTEAVDQDFLVKDPARKLKVPAQLRATDTTTLTWDQLKLALSKLDLRDRILLELDMTNALRPSELFAFRWKRFVYKALTLTIAETVYKGKIRDWGKTKKSLTVIHIPQKLADDLKAWRLECEEKARQAFAKGKRESASVSEDDFIFQNEDGGFIDTDNYRKRVLHKLARELQLPKLTFQVIRRTIATLAQKKGTVKDVQGVMRHSRTATTTDVYMQEIPESVQSTINSINSELRKSDARPRKTRKESTKAGAVVSNRRSPSARVTQNDTKSWKGGSVPLPAYA, encoded by the coding sequence ACAACAGACGCACTCTGAAGTTCCGGCCCAACCGCGGCTGCTCATCCTCTTTCATATAGCCCGCAAGGCTCTCTTATTCCTCTGGCAACTGGACATCGTTGAACCGATTGGCGAAATTCCGTTGGTCAACCATGACAAGTTCAGCTTGCAATTGCACCTCAACAAGCTGGCATTAACCAGATCAAAGGATCGTGTCTTGCAGATGCGTGCGTATATCCGGGACATCTTCACCGAGGCGGTCGACCAGGACTTCCTTGTGAAGGACCCTGCACGCAAGCTCAAGGTCCCCGCACAACTGCGAGCGACCGACACCACGACTCTGACATGGGACCAACTCAAGCTGGCTCTCTCGAAGTTGGATCTTCGAGACCGCATTCTGCTTGAGTTGGATATGACGAACGCTTTGCGCCCGAGCGAGCTTTTCGCTTTCCGGTGGAAGCGATTCGTCTATAAGGCTCTAACGCTCACCATCGCGGAAACGGTCTACAAAGGCAAAATCCGGGATTGGGGCAAGACCAAAAAGAGCCTTACCGTGATTCACATTCCGCAAAAGCTGGCAGACGACCTGAAGGCGTGGCGTCTTGAGTGTGAAGAGAAGGCCCGGCAGGCTTTTGCCAAAGGCAAAAGGGAGTCGGCTTCTGTGTCCGAGGATGATTTCATCTTCCAGAACGAAGATGGAGGCTTCATCGACACGGACAACTATCGTAAGCGCGTCCTCCACAAGCTCGCTCGCGAACTCCAGTTGCCCAAACTCACCTTCCAGGTCATCCGCAGAACGATAGCGACTCTTGCGCAGAAGAAGGGGACGGTAAAGGACGTTCAGGGGGTCATGCGGCACTCACGCACCGCGACCACCACGGATGTCTATATGCAGGAGATTCCCGAGAGTGTTCAATCGACCATCAACTCCATCAATTCGGAGTTGAGGAAGTCGGATGCACGGCCCCGAAAGACTCGGAAAGAATCCACTAAAGCCGGAGCAGTCGTCAGCAACCGGCGCAGTCCTTCTGCGCGCGTGACACAAAATGACACAAAGTCATGGAAGGGAGGGAGTGTTCCGCTTCCGGCATACGCTTGA
- a CDS encoding anti-sigma factor family protein — MTTNCDSIRSSFSVYLDGAIPGHQMQEIARHLESCDDCKREFDDLRAMQQSLSMLGPAKAPADLGMKLRLAISHERAAMKSSWKDSFSLKWENTLRPLLVQASAGFAGSVVLVGGIMLLLGMVAAPEPVMANDEPLGAITVPHYLYSAVSPHAITTNHDVPIVVEAYVNEEGRVYDYNIVSGPVDATVKNQVVDQLVMSVFQPASVFGSPVRGRVVLTFAGVSVRG, encoded by the coding sequence ATGACCACAAACTGCGACAGTATTCGGTCTTCGTTCTCGGTGTATCTCGACGGCGCAATCCCCGGCCACCAGATGCAGGAGATCGCTCGCCACCTGGAATCCTGCGACGATTGCAAGCGCGAGTTCGATGATCTGCGCGCCATGCAACAATCGCTCTCGATGCTTGGTCCGGCCAAAGCTCCCGCCGATCTCGGCATGAAGCTGCGCCTCGCCATCTCGCACGAGCGCGCAGCCATGAAATCAAGTTGGAAGGATAGCTTCAGCCTCAAGTGGGAGAACACGCTTCGGCCGTTGCTCGTACAGGCCTCTGCCGGATTTGCCGGATCGGTCGTGCTGGTCGGAGGCATTATGCTGCTGCTCGGCATGGTGGCCGCGCCCGAACCCGTCATGGCCAACGACGAGCCGCTCGGCGCTATTACAGTACCCCACTATCTTTACTCGGCAGTTAGCCCTCATGCCATCACTACCAACCACGATGTTCCTATCGTCGTTGAGGCTTATGTCAACGAGGAGGGCCGCGTCTATGACTACAACATCGTCTCCGGTCCGGTGGATGCAACGGTAAAGAACCAGGTTGTCGATCAACTCGTGATGAGCGTCTTCCAGCCGGCCAGCGTCTTTGGCTCCCCGGTTCGGGGTAGGGTCGTGCTTACCTTTGCCGGTGTCTCCGTCCGCGGCTAA